The segment TTGGTCAGTCCTGTCACCATTATGTCAATCCTGTTACtgtcatttatttcataaataatgtaaaaataatacttGAAATGGCCTTCCAAGTTTTTCAGTTGTATcaatcattttgtttttgacaaAGCCCTTCTTTTAATATCTctcttgtaaatatatatatttttttcttaattgacAGGTGATCAGCCTTCAAAATTAGGATGTTTTTGGTCATCTGAATGACAAATAtaagatttgtttaaaaaataccaAATTTGAAACAACCCCAGTGAAAAAAGGGACAAAAATACTGCTCATAGCCTATATGTAAAACTATTACATAGTTCTAATTAAAACTGTAGTATATAGTGATGATTATGTCTGTAACAGGGTTGACAAAAGTATCAAAACATGAGGAAGAAAagtagtaataaaataaaaatgagatgGCCCAATACAATTTCTTGTCATTTTAAGTTGTCTTCATTtcatagatatattttttaaagaaccCCACTgattaattaatattcataatcTTTCACCCAGTCtcaaatttaaaagtgcaatCTCTCCAGTTCACCACCAGAGGTCATTCTTATCCCAGTATTGATTATTTCCTGTCTTGTTTCTGTTTTCAGTATAGTATCCCAATGTACTCCAGTTTCTGTGTGTATTCATCCTGTACATCCTACAAAGATCCTGTATATATTGTTAATTTCCCGTTCACATGTAaactggtgtttttttttttttacatgtaaaCTTCTGCGCTTTTTTTAACCCTCATATTATTCATTTAACAGATGTTTTTATCTCATACACCTGCTTTTGCTCTCGCCTGCATTGGTCTATAATGGATTTGCCATTTTTGCTCTGATGCTTATTTGTTATTGCTTCCATTTTGCAGGTGGAAATCCCTCCAACATACATGTGGTACGTAGTCCTTACCAAACATAGTGACACATAGTGGTTTTGGTTTTAACATAGGCTACCACAAAGTATATAATGTGGAGAAAAAATAGAGTAAGATGAAAACAAATGCTTTTGTGGCCCTTcttgtgaaaagaaaaaaaaaaaagaataaaagcaACTGCGGTATCACTGGACTGTTTTCATTGTTCCACTTCTAATAAAATGAGGTGTCAGGTGTAGTTTAAGCCTAAACACATAATCAGACAGAATAATAAGTGAATCAGAGAAGGAAAATTGTACAGCCTTCTAGTGGTATTAATGTATTTTGTAGGTAGGGtgtgttttttaatataaagtTTTGATTGTGACTGATGTGATGTGATTTTACTTACAGTAAAGCAAACAAAACATGAGGGTTATTCATGCTCACTTGGGGCTGGATCACTAGACTACATTAGAATAAaacaagttattttaatttttggccTTTTGTATTGTACACAGAAGACAGTAAATGAACTCAACAGAGAGATGAATTGGATTGAACATCATTTGGGCTAAACTCAAGTGCAGATCACTAGGCCACCTCGCCTTTGAATGTTTAGccattctttctcttttttctgaGACTTGTGATAGTTGATTatttaatctaatttattttagtaaaaccACGAGGTAAGTCAAGGCTCGCGCTGCTGGTACGTGTGACGCAGCAGGTGACACGAGATTTCCTTCAGTCAGTAAGTTTTTCATGACAAATTCAAACGTTAGACTGTAAAATTCAATATTACACCTTTATTAAGTTTATATATCAGGATCACCAGGTCACCAGGATCTTgtcaagtaagacatgttcctgaatcaacatattttgttgatcctagaacaacattcctgtctgaaaatgtaGTTCCAACCCCATCCCTACCCATAAcctatccctaaaatcagaaggaaatgacaggtgaataacactgacggagaagcacctaacccatgttgtaagcctaaacttgacataaactgtaaacctttctctcaaatctgattggttgattggaatgttgtttgTAAGATCAGCAAAGATGTTAATTTAGTAActtgttgtacttggtgaaatcttGTTCAccaataaaatgtataattgtaAACTGTTTTActctttaaattgttttattattattattattagcaatgTGTGGCAGTTTTAAATTCAACAATGCCTCAATCGAAATCTTATTCCACGGAACTACTAATAAGAATTCACTAAAATTCGACACGCCTTCTCTTTGTGGTGAGTAGACAAAAAAGACAAACGATTTATCGCTCTCATTTGCGACCAAGAGCTTTCTTAGGTTTCATTTCCCCGAAGACCACCAGCGCAACACTTCTCAAGACTGAAAGTAAGGTAGATGACACCTTTTTTGTACTAATATATCGAATGTTTCATTAGATTCCTCTTAAACAATTAAACGTGTTTATCGAGTAACTGCGTAATAAGAGTCAAATGATCTCGTGCTGAATGCGCAATTAGATACTTTTTCATAATCATGCCTGAGCACATGCCTATGTTGTTTTATCAGAAAACTTTTACGTTCACAATAAGCACACAGTCTGATATATGATCGCATTATAGCCAACTTGTAAAAAGAGAATATCCTATTTTTTCAGAATAATCTGTATTTTATCAGATTCTCCAAATTGCTATTTTCTGTTCACGGAAAATAGTTTCAAATTGCTATTTTCCATTCATAGCTATTTTCCATTCTTGTAAAAAGGAACTGTTAAGTTATCTCTCGCCTACAAATCTGTAAAACTTTGAAGGTTGTTTATAACTGGCTTATTTTTACAGGAAATAGGGTGTGAAAGACATGAGTGAAATAGGAGCCCCCAAAGGATttgagcaaaaatgtgtctctgcAACCCTAAACAAGTTGTTCGATATTCTAATGAATAGAGTGTGACTCATTAGCTACTCTTTACAATCATCACCCCCTTCTCGttatccctctctctctctctatcccCTTCTGTTCTTTCTTCGCAGTCATGGCACAATCAACTACGATTGTGACAACCCAGCATGTCTCCTCTGGCACCTGGACTACAGGCATTTGTGACTGCTGTTCTGATATGGGCACTTGTAAGTCACCTACTTACTTTCTGTTCCCTTTTATTCCCCACAGCTTGTTTGAAAGATTATGCAACATTTAAACAGGATGAGATTAGATTGCACAAAGTTCATGGGAAGCACTGAAAATTTCTGTAGAATCAGGCACTGCCTTGCTCTCTCAAAGCACTAATTAAACTAATTAAAGCATGAAGAAACAGTGTTGATGTAGGCCTACTACTCCTTTACTCGTACTACTTTTTTACATGCATGCTTTCTGTTCCTGTTTCTAgtgaaaaaatatgtatatttaatattaatgcttatatatagtttattaaAAGTTGCTTTGATACTTTTATTGAAAGATATCACATTTTTCAACCTCAGCTTTGGGCAAACATGTAGGTCATAGCTAGTGCTTTAGTTCAGGCCCAGATCTAAATCAACCCACATGTGCACTTCAGGTTGCTGTGCCCTGTGGTGTTTCCCGTGCATGCAGTGTCAGACTGTGTCTCAGTTTGGTTGGTGTTTCTGCATGCCATTGCTGGACTGCTGCATGGTGGTCTCCTGCTGTCTCCGCCAGAAGATGAGAGCACAATACAACATTCATGTGagtttacacaaacacacacacatgcatttaAGGTGAGGGTGATCTATAAGAAAGACCAATAGGATGTTACTAAAGCTTGCAAAGAGGAAATGAGAAGATACGTTAACCGCTGACAACTTCCTGTTTTTTTGGTCTGGtgttttttctcacaaaaaacaaaattaataaaactttgCGTataagtaaagtaaagtaaaagtAGCCATGTGTTCCGACAAAGTAAATGTTTCTGCAAACAACATAGTAACCATAAATACTCCTTTATATTGGACATgttgtttgtgtcatgtttatgacTCGTATAACACGTATGCAGTCTTGGGTAAGATggtataaaaaagtaattaagtaCCAGTTACTTATtacatcttcaacagtgtaataACATTACTGTAATAATTACTCTTActaaaattattgttttatgtatTAGTAATCATtttctaaatcccatatcaaCTTCGACCAGTTGAACAATGCAACAGGataatataaaattgcataaatttTTTTTGAACTGAACAACATATTTAAACGACTAAGGATACactacaaacacacattttaacattattagatGCTAAATTTTCATGTTAAAGCAGCTGTCCGTAACCTtttgtggttaaaaattatctGAAATCAAtttttaaccctctaccgcacgcattatgataaatttataaaaaaaaaaatatttgactctttttcttttcttagaatggcttaacttgaagtgctgtaaaaaaaaaatggaaaaaagtattattttaaggtactttatgatatgttgccattagggatgtccagatccgatcacatgatcggaaatcgggcccgatcatgtggtttcagactcgatcggaatcggtcattacctcccgatcaggactcggatatatatgtattaggggtgcaacggttctcgcacttgcactgcggtccatctcgaatgacgacgcatctattggttaatatggtttgtttaaaatagcaacgtggaatacagacagagttcagataatgaatgtttcagtcgatggatgcacaaaacgttacaacaacgataatcagaaagcgtggacaaaacagtcactctttgtaaactgttaactgcgagtgccgtctgctctcatgtccagtcatttacgtcgtcatcacccgggtgttgatagagcgcgagcgcaggtgagacctgaacagcacacgttgctgtctgtatttaaactaactcGTTTAAGCcatgctgatttaaaccttaaagaacaagacgaaagagaactcgcacgcgctgtgggaagatttgtgtgcgctcatccgaagcgcgcacacgcttattccagtcagcgcgcaaatactgagttctctttcaagtcttgcgtttcggcggccacattcatacaaaaattatgtcaacatgcccgtcctagcgagtatcctagcaaacatagtcggttatgtcttaagtgagcgtatattagtcgagaaagacagcgcatgtggaacagtatatgtactggatcgtgcatgtcttaaagggaaaacaactattcctgctgcctgtatttaatgttaaatcaaacaacaaaaaacaaagaaatcactcactgctcttaactgaatagtttttgtaacttcaataatgattaatctttatttattttatacagtaaagataatatgcagtgatattttatgtttgattactatttgaaaacctgaaaagcactgttcctggatctgttttttcgctcttctttattcttttttatgtaggctattaagtatcgaatcgggactcggtatcggcagatactcaaaatcaaatgactcggactcggactcgagggcaaaaaaacgtgatcgggacatccctagttgccatatggcaacaacgcgcaatagtggaaataacttaaaataagtgtaagtgtgtatagttaatatttttcctcagaaatgttgtttgtattgaataaattggtgctattataagctttagcagtaaatataaacatcaccttatacttatttccaacatcttgtgcttttatttatggaatttattattttgctgaataaagctttatattctttgaatttcattaagttttttgcatgtcatgtgacttgaccaaagcacatcattggctaaactaaggtcttctcttaccaaaaaaaaaaaatgagaatgttctgttaaagagacagtggcaaggaaatgaacacaaagtgtatgttgccatatggcaacactatgtgGTAGAGGGTtaagcaagtacataaccagccaatGTTCAAATCTCCTTATCTTAGCCTGATTCATAATGGTAAACtcgtaataatgttttctaatctGAATGCTGGTTTGTTTTCacgggaaattcaagcatgcagccgttcgtctttgcgtcattacgtcacgtctgtttacataaagaagcagtcccagctagtaggctatatggcatgtgaggatgctgctggtggcggatcatttatagccttttctcacagcagctgcaataattaaatttgTCATTGACAAATGacaatgacaatcatcagtgacaactggagattcagccgtagtcaaaagcaaaagacttcagactgagtggctacagaaattgaaatctactggatttctaatacacactaaatacacatagtcacgcaatgctagtgttgttaacattaataatttgagaacaaagaataataataatttgcacagtttgacgtgatccgagcttaagcgatcattagatttGTTGCAATTTGTTGTAaagcttttttcctcagttggtcagaacaaaagtggcagacatgttacttgggTCCGTGTAATGCTTCACAATTCAAATTTCAGACCACACAATGTAAATGCAAAATTGAAAAATTGAAACCGGAAAAATTGAAATTTTTCGGTTACATCATCAATGgatatttgacattttttaccctttttttttcaattttattctgctaaattatgactttagaaacaatcatttgaataaatgaaatctaaccaattttctaattttccattttttgtCTTGTAATTTGCGCCCTGGGCTGTGCCATTAGCACGGGGGGTGTGGCCGCGAACTATCATTTCACTGATGTATATCTGCTTTATTTACACTGCATGCATGTTGAAGAGTAGTTTAAATGACTGAACACAGAGGATGACCTTTTTCACCAGAAGTGctatcatttttaattattaatataataactgTGCTAAATATAAGGTAGGCCTAGTCTCGGACTGGCCATCCCAAGCAGCTGGGAAAAGTGAAATCCCGGTAGCTTGGCTGATTTGGCACATTGTCCagcttgtttgtatttacttattcgttgttattttattttattaatatacattatgCCCTTGGTCAGGTGGTGCATTTTACTTggtaggtatatatatatatatatatatatatatatacaaaaatattttacgtTTTTAGCTCTTGTTTGTAATACAATAAttgtacagtaaaaatgtgtttgttttcttcagcGTTCGTTACCACGGCAACCAGCTTGAGCTTCCGCACTTCACACGCTTTTCATTCGCTTAAAATGCCCTTAAATCGAACAGTTATTAACTCTGTTCATTACAGTAGAGGCGATTCGCCGGAGATGAGGCGAATCTGATATATCTATGCTCAAAGTCAAGAGCACtatgatttattttcaattattaatttcaataaataattacaaatactTTGATTTGGCACATTGCCCATCTTGTTTGTAGTTATTTATTGACTTATTCGTTATTATTTATTGCCTGTGGTGTACCCAAATGATTACTGCGGGAATCCAGCATTCGATCATGAACCGAAATAAATCGTATAGTTCTTGACAGTGCTATAGCTAGCATATAAAATATTGTAGCCTAGGCTATAAAACGAGAGCTAAAAAACTgacaattttttaaatgatgctaattttttgtatattttcgCTCGGTAGTCTTTTTATCTTTCATATATTGACGTGACGGATCTTGGCAAGCGCTGCTCGAGCTGCCCTCCGTGTGCTGTCTATCCCACTGAAAATGAACGTGGTTGTACAGTAGCCTACTAAGTAAAATGCACCCCCTGACCAAGGGTattgtatattaataaaataaagtaataacgaataagtaaatacaaacaagctGGAATGTGCCAAATCAGCCAAGCCACCAGGATTTCACTTTACCCAACTGCTCGGGATGGCCAGGCAGAGACTACCTTAtatttcactctaaaaaatgctgggttaaaaacaaatgaaaatggacaaacccagcatttgggttgttttaacccagcggtagggttaaatgtttgcc is part of the Chanodichthys erythropterus isolate Z2021 chromosome 11, ASM2448905v1, whole genome shotgun sequence genome and harbors:
- the ponzr1 gene encoding plac8 onzin related protein 1 gives rise to the protein MAQSTTIVTTQHVSSGTWTTGICDCCSDMGTCCCALWCFPCMQCQTVSQFGWCFCMPLLDCCMVVSCCLRQKMRAQYNIHGSCCDDFCTVCFCYPCAWCQMSREIKTRARSGAVITQQIIHS